Proteins from a genomic interval of Lycium ferocissimum isolate CSIRO_LF1 chromosome 2, AGI_CSIRO_Lferr_CH_V1, whole genome shotgun sequence:
- the LOC132046959 gene encoding LOW QUALITY PROTEIN: proline-rich receptor-like protein kinase PERK8 (The sequence of the model RefSeq protein was modified relative to this genomic sequence to represent the inferred CDS: inserted 1 base in 1 codon), producing MASPDSSPSLVPLPDLPGAPPSNSSSNTPPSPPDSSAPPTDSPSPPAPASPPPSESKAPPPAESPPPPVESPPPPSPPPSIAAAPPPKVSPPPKASPSPPPPAPKAPPPANAPPPASSPPPPSVDSPPPAPPVSPXPPPPAVSPSPPPPPPVKHPSPPPASPLKNSPPPIASTPPPASLPSAPPPVPLTSPPPSISPPAPAPTNNTFLPGAPPPLPVPSPPTEKPTAKATTPNTAINADSSSRNGGGGNKTGGVVAIGVVAGFLALSLVILAVWFTRRRKKRESAFNLNYMAPSPFFSSPNSDTSFLRSRSQHSTYLAATGSQSNFMYSPDHGGIGNSRSWFTYEELSEATNGFSSDSVLGEGGFGCVYKGVLSDGREVAVKQLKSGSGQGEREFRAEVEIISRVHHRHLVSLVGYCISEQQRLLVYDYVPNDTLDYHLHGKGRPVMDWATRVKVAAGAARGLAYLHEDCHPRIIHRDIKTSNILLDINFEAQVADFGLARLAGDANNTHVTTRVMGTFGYLAPEYASSGKLTEKSDVYSYGVVLLELITGRKPVDQSQPLGDESLVEWARPLLAQALETENFDDIVDSRLEKNYVASEMFRMIEAAAACVRHSASKRPKMSQVVRALDSMDELSDLSNGMKPGQSGIFDSREQSAQIRMFQKMAFGSQEYSSDFFNYSQGSSYKS from the exons ATGGCTTCTCCAGATTCTTCCCCTTCTCTTGTTCCACTTCCAGATCTTCCTGGAGCTCCACCTTCAAATTCTAGCTCTAATACACCTCCTTCTCCACCTGATTCTTCAGCTCCACCTACTGACTCTCCTTCTCCACCAGCTCCTGCTTCTCCTCCTCCATCAGAATCAAAAGCACCACCTCCAGCAGAATCTCCTCCACCTCCAGTAGAATCTCCTCCACCTCCTTCACCCCCTCCATCTATAGCAGCCGCGCCACCACCTAAAGTATCTCCACCACCAAAGGCgtcaccatcaccaccaccacctgcCCCTAAGGCTCCTCCACCTGCTAATGCACCACCTCCAGCTTCATCTCCGCCCCCACCATCCGTAGATTCTCCTCCTCCTGCCCCTCCTGTTTCCC CCCCTCCCCCTCCAGCAGTTTCACCTtctcctccaccaccaccaccagtGAAACATCCATCACCACCCCCTGCTTCTCCACTGAAAAACTCCCCTCCACCTATTGCATCAACACCACCTCCAGCCTCATTGCCATCTGCTCCTCCACCGGTCCCCTTAACATCTCCACCCCCTTCTATTTCCCCTCCTGCTCCAGCTCCCACTAATAATACATTTCTACCTGGAGCTCCCCCTCCATTACCTGTGCCTAGCCCTCCTACAGAAAAGCCCACTGCTAAAGCAACCACCCCGAACACTGCTATCAATGCAGATTCAAGTTCTAGAAATGGTGGCGGGGGAAATAAGACAGGAGGTGTGGTGGCAATTGGTGTTGTTGCTGGGTTTTTGGCTCTTAGCTTGGTGATTCTTGCTGTGTGGTTTACACGGAGgcgaaagaaaagagagagtgCATTTAATCTCAATTACATGGCACCCTCTCCATTTTTTTCCTCACCAAATTCAG ATACATCATTCCTGAGATCAAGGTCCCAACATTCTACTTATCTAGCTGCAACCGGCTCGCAAAGCAATTTTATGTACTCTCCAGACCATGGCGGTATTGGAAATTCAAGATCATGGTTCACATATGAAGAATTATCTGAGGCAACAAATGGTTTTTCTTCTGACAGTGTTTTGGGTGAAGGTGGGTTCGGATGTGTTTACAAAGGTGTTCTTAGTGATGGAAGAGAAGTCGCTGTCAAACAGCTGAAAAGTGGAAGTGGACAAGGGGAACGTGAGTTCAGAGCAGAAGTTGAGATTATCAGCCGTGTACACCATCGTCATTTGGTTTCACTTGTTGGCTACTGTATCTCAGAGCAGCAAAGGCTACTTGTCTACGACTATGTGCCAAACGACACGCTTGACTATCACCTTCATG GTAAAGGCAGGCCAGTTATGGATTGGGCTACCCGAGTAAAAGTAGCTGCTGGTGCAGCACGTGGACTTGCTTATCTGCACGAAGACT GTCATCCCCGCATTATCCATAGGGATATCAAAACATCAAACATTCTCTTGGATATCAATTTTGAGGCACAG GTTGCAGATTTTGGGCTTGCAAGGTTAGCAGGTGATGCCAATAATACACACGTGACAACTCGTGTGATGGGAACCTTTGG ATACTTGGCACCGGAGTATGCATCTAGTGGAAAATTAACAGAGAAGTCTGATGTTTATTCATACGGCGTTGTGCTTTTGGAGCTTATTACGGGGCGGAAGCCTGTTGACCAATCTCAGCCCTTAGGTGATGAAAGCCTGGTTGAATGG GCTCGTCCTTTGCTTGCTCAAGCACTTGAGACTGAAAATTTTGATGATATAGTAGATTCTAGGCTTGAAAAGAACTATGTTGCGAGTGAGATGTTCCGGATGATTGAAGCAGCTGCAGCTTGCGTGCGTCATTCAGCCTCTAAGAGGCCTAAGATGAGTCAG GTGGTTAGAGCTCTAGATTCCATGGATGAGCTGTCAGATCTGTCCAATGGAATGAAACCTGGGCAAAGTGGAATTTTTGATTCAAGAGAACAATCTGCACAGATAAGAATGTTTCAAAAGATGGCCTTTGGAAGTCAAGAATACAGTTCAGATTTCTTCAATTACTCCCAAGGCAGCAGCTATAAGAGTTGA
- the LOC132046961 gene encoding glucan endo-1,3-beta-D-glucosidase 1-like: MGANTQNSLKMVLLLLLYTLSVFVHGYNAQLTSHSNTDEKSHNHQFVFPEAKSLVLPNPSDYFSSKLVSTPLPTNSFFQNFVLKNGDQPEYIQPYLIRSANSSISLSYPSQNITSALLEQIFRPDLTISAFKNPNPEQRHIISSYSDLSVTLDLPSSNLRFFLVRGSPYLTFAVNGHTSISISTVHPIRKLSCDSSFTKYTIRLLNRQTWILYASSPIYLTHNVSTIKSGGFSGVIRIAVSTNSDSKFEKILDQYSSGYPVSGSATLRSFGIKYKWDVKGEGKLLMLAHPLHRRLLSKADSSVTVLEDFKYRSMDGELVGVIGETWELETEKIPVSWHSVRGLNKKSVPEIIHALGKDVKTLNASNISTTSSYFYGKLIARAARLALISEEVSYPKIMPVVVQYLKDTIEPWLNGTFGANGFLYDRKWGGLVTKQGINDTTADFGFGVYNDHHFHLGYFVYAISVLTRFDPQWGKQYKKQAYSLVEDYTNLGPKENKHYTRLRCFDLWKLHSWAAGLTEFPFGRNQESTSEAINAYYSAALMGSAYGDADLVSVGSTLTAFEILSAQTWWHVKKDNKIYAPSFVKKNKVVGILWSRKRDSILWFAPSERKDIRLGIQVLPLLPITEVVFSDVDYVKELVKWALTSVPKNRTEEGWKGFVYALEAIYSNKLALKKVMDLSSHDDGNSLSNLLWWIHSRK; the protein is encoded by the coding sequence ATGGGAGCTAACACTCAAAATTCCCTGAAAATGGTGCTGCTTTTACTGCTTTATACACTTTCCGTTTTTGTTCATGGTTACAATGCTCAGTTAACTTCACACTCAAACACAGATGAAAAATCCCACAATCACCAATTTGTCTTCCCAGAAGCAAAATCTTTAGTCTTGCCTAATCCATCAGATTACTTTTCTAGCAAGCTTGTTTCCACCCCTTTGCCCACTAAttcatttttccaaaatttcgtACTCAAGAATGGTGACCAGCCTGAGTACATTCAGCCTTATTTAATCCGTTCAGCTAACTCTTCCATTTCCCTTTCTTATCCATCTCAGAACATCACCTCTGCCTTATTAGAGCAGATTTTTCGCCCCGATTTAACTATATCTGCTTTCAAGAATCCTAACCCAGAGCAACGCCACATAATCTCATCATATAGTGATCTTAGTGTTACTTTGGACTTACCATCAAGTAATCTTAGATTCTTTTTGGTGAGAGGTAGTCCTTACTTGACTTTTGCTGTCAATGGACACACTTCCATTTCAATCTCAACCGTTCATCCCATTCGTAAACTTTCTTGTGATAGTTCTTTTACTAAGTACACAATCAGACTCCTAAATCGTCAAACATGGATACTTTATGCAAGTTCTCCGATTTATTTGACTCATAATGTATCCACCATCAAGTCTGGTGGGTTCTCAGGTGTAATTCGGATTGCTGTCTCGACTAATTCTGATTCCAAATTTGAGAAAATCCTTGATCAGTATAGCTCAGGTTATCCTGTGTCGGGAAGTGCCACTTTGAGGTCTTTTGGTATTAAATACAAATGGGATGTGAAAGGTGAAGGAAAGTTGCTTATGCTAGCTCACCCCCTCCATCGTCGACTTCTTTCGAAAGCAGATTCTTCAGTAACTGTTTTGGAGGATTTCAAGTATAGAAGCATGGATGGTGAGCTCGTTGGTGTAATTGGCGAGACGTGGGAACTGGAAACAGAGAAAATCCCGGTATCTTGGCATTCGGTTAGAGGTTTGAATAAAAAATCAGTCCCCGAAATTATTCATGCACTTGGTAAAGATGTTAAGACTTTGAATGCATCGAACATATCTACCACATCGTCTTACTTTTATGGGAAATTGATTGCTAGAGCAGCAAGATTGGCATTGATTTCAGAAGAGGTTTCTTATCCTAAGATAATGCCAGTTGTTGTTCAATACTTGAAGGATACGATCGAGCCTTGGTTGAATGGAACATTTGGTGCTAATGGCTTCTTGTATGACCGGAAATGGGGTGGCCTTGTAACTAAACAAGGGATAAATGACACAACAGCTGATTTCGGTTTTGGAGTTTACAAtgaccatcattttcatttggGATACTTTGTGTATGCCATTTCTGTGCTTACCAGATTTGACCCTCAATGGGGAAAGCAGTACAAGAAGCAAGCCTATTCTTTAGTGGAAGATTACACGAACTTGGGACCCAAGGAGAACAAGCATTACACGCGTCTTAGGTGTTTTGACTTGTGGAAGTTACATTCTTGGGCTGCAGGGCTGACTGAATTTCCATTTGGGAGAAATCAAGAGAGTACAAGTGAAGCTATTAATGCATATTATTCAGCAGCCTTGATGGGGTCTGCGTATGGAGATGCCGATCTTGTTTCGGTTGGATCGACTCTCACTGCCTTTGAGATTTTGTCAGCACAGACTTGGTGGCATGTAAAAAAAGACAACAAAATCTATGCACCGAGTTTTGTCAAGAAAAATAAGGTGGTTGGTATTTTATGGTCTAGAAAAAGAGACAGCATTCTTTGGTTTGCTCCATCTGAGAGGAAAGACATTAGGCTGGGAATTCAAGTTCTACCATTGTTGCCAATCACAGAGGTTGTGTTTTCTGATGTTGATTATGTGAAGGAGCTTGTAAAATGGGCACTCACTAGTGTACCCAAAAACAGGACTGAGGAAGGTTGGAAAGGATTTGTTTATGCCTTGGAAGCAATTTATAGCAATAAGCTAGCTCTAAAGAAAGTTATGGACCTAAGCAGTCATGATGATGGCAATTCACTCTCAAATCTTTTGTGGTGGATTCATAGCAGAAAATGA
- the LOC132046960 gene encoding glucan endo-1,3-beta-D-glucosidase 1-like, translating to MGLKKIKRQVKAIIKPYITPPQPESQPSSSSQSFAMSSSQPFLFPTIQSTVLPDPSSFFAPHLLSNPLPTNSFFQNFVLKNGDQPEFIHPYLIKSSLSSLTLCYPSQFHNPAFIYQNFIADLTITALNNPNPNTPHVISSFDDLSVTLDLPSSNLRFFLVKGSPFITCEVFQNVALSISTIHAILECSSNSNRTKYTIKLNNGQTWVLYASSAIDLSHDVSSITSGVFSGIIRIACLPNLDPTCEEVLDRFSSCYPTSGSVVFSQPFCLEYKWEKKGWGDLLMLAHPLHLQLLSASDCSVTVLEDFKYNSIDGELVGVVGDSWILKSDPVSVTWHSIKGVKEEACLEIIDALNKDVASLDSKGIETTSSYFYGKLIARAARLALIAEEVSYLDVIPTIRKFLKDTVEPWLEGTFEANGFLYETKWGGLVTKQSAFDTGADFGFGVYNDHHFHIGHFLYAIAVLAKIDPIWGRKYKPQAYALMADFMNLSRRESSNYARLRCFDLWKLHSWAGGLTEFGDGRNQESTSEAVNAYYSAALMGLAYGDTHLVAIGSTLSALEIHSAQTWWHVKEGSTLYGEEFTRDNRVVGVLWSNKRDSSLWFAPPEWKECRLGIQVLPILPITELLFSDVQFAKQLVEWTLPALAREGVGEGWKGFVYTLEAIYDKVGALNKTRSLTGFDDGNSLSNLLWWIHSRDDEVEECDSGSKFCWFRHYSH from the coding sequence ATGGGATTGAAGAAAATCAAAAGACAAGTTAAAGCCATCATTAAACCCTATATAACCCCTCCACAACCTGAATCAcaaccttcatcttcatcacaaTCATTTGCCATGTCATCATCACAGCCTTTCctttttccaacaatccaatcCACTGTTCTACCCGACCCGTCTTCTTTTTTTGCTCCACATCTCTTATCAAACCCATTACCcacaaattctttctttcaaaatttcgTCCTCAAGAATGGTGACCAACCTGAATTCATACACCCTTATCTTATAAAATCTTCACTTTCATCCCTAACTCTTTGTTACCCATCTCAGTTCCATAATCCTGCTTTCATTTACCAGAATTTTATTGCTGATTTGACAATTACTGCTTTGAATAATCCTAATCCAAATACACCCCATGTAATTTCATCTTTTGATGATCTTAGTGTCACATTAGACCTTCCTTCTAGCAATCTCAGGTTCTTTCTTGTTAAAGGTTCCCCCTTTATTACTTGTGAAGTTTTTCAAAATGTAGCGCTTTCGATTTCAACAATTCATGCTATTCTTGAATGTTCTTCCAATAGTAATCGTACTAAATATACCATCAAACTCAACAATGGGCAAACTTGGGTTTTATATGCTTCGTCCGCTATTGATTTGAGTCATGATGTATCGTCTATCACATCTGGTGTGTTTTCGGGTATTATTAGGATTGCTTGTTTGCCAAATTTGGACCCAACATGTGAAGAAGTTCTTGATCGTTTCAGTTCTTGTTATCCTACAAGTGGTAGCGTTGTTTTTAGTCAGCCATTTTGTTTGGAGTATAAGTGGGAAAAGAAGGGATGGGGTGACTTGCTTATGCTGGCTCACCCTCTCCATCTCCAGCTCCTTTCTGCTTCCGATTGCTCGGTAACTGTGTTGGAGGATTTTAAGTATAATAGTATTGATGGTGAgcttgttggtgttgttggagaCTCATGGATATTGAAGAGTGACCCTGTTTCTGTAACATGGCATTCTATTAAAGGTGTTAAGGAGGAGGCATGTTTAGAAATAATTGATGCTTTGAATAAGGATGTCGCTTCCTTGGATTCGAAGGGAATAGAGACAACGTCGTCATACTTTTATGGTAAATTGATTGCAAGAGCAGCAAGGCTGGCATTGATAGCTGAAGAGGTTTCTTACCTTGATGTTATCCCGACAATCCGTAAATTCTTGAAGGATACAGTTGAACCTTGGTTGGAGGGGACTTTTGAAGCAAATGGTTTCCTTTATGAAACGAAATGGGGTGGACTTGTGACTAAACAATCGGCGTTTGATACGGGAGCTGACTTTGGTTTTGGGGTCTATAATGATCACCATTTCCATATTGGCCATTTCCTTTATGCAATTGCAGTGCTAGCCAAGATAGACCCCATTTGGGGGAGAAAGTATAAGCCACAAGCATATGCACTTATGGCGGATTTTATGAATTTAAGCAGGCGAGAAAGTTCCAACTATGCCCGCTTGAGGTGTTTTGACTTGTGGAAATTACATTCTTGGGCTGGGGGATTGACAGAATTTGGCGACGGACGGAACCAGGAGAGCACAAGTGAAGCAGTAAATGCATACTATTCAGCAGCTTTAATGGGTTTGGCCTATGGGGATACCCATCTTGTTGCCATTGGATCAACTCTTTCAGCTCTTGAGATTCATTCTGCACAGACTTGGTGGCATGTGAAAGAGGGAAGTACTTTATATGGGGAAGAATTCACAAGAGATAACAGGGTGGTTGGTGTTTTATGGTCTAACAAGAGGGATAGCAGCCTTTGGTTTGCTCCACCTGAATGGAAAGAGTGTAGACTTGGAATTCAAGTCTTACCAATATTGCCCATTACTGAACTTCTGTTTTCAGACGTTCAGTTTGCAAAGCAGTTGGTCGAATGGACACTGCCAGCTCTGGCAAGGGAAGGGGTTGGAGAAGGGTGGAAAGGGTTTGTTTATACTTTGGAAgcaatatatgataaagtgggtGCTTTGAACAAAACTAGGAGCTTAACTGGGTTTGATGATggaaattctctttcaaatctTCTATGGTGGATTCATTCTAGAGATGATGAAGTGGAGGAATGTGATAGCGGAAGCAAGTTCTGCTGGTTTAGACACTACTCTCATTGA
- the LOC132046962 gene encoding protein trichome birefringence-like 19 — protein sequence MKGGPAELFDSFRKVVLPILTLVLLVKITFSSYNFPTDYLLQNLESSLNGSKITSMNGSEKAGIKQQTCNIFVGKWVPYPKGPYYTNETNCAIDDRQNCMKFGRPDSDFIHWRWKPDDCELPLFDAIQFLELVRGKTLAFVGDSLGRNQMQSLVCILASAVIPVDVSVTKDTRFRRWLYKDYNFTIIALWSPELIKSYESNPNGDPYYSLMNLYLDKADDVWASQVEKANIIIINGGQWFFRPFLYYENDKLIGCHKCNDKNVTELSPYYGYRMAFRTAFKTLLSLKKLKGRLVMLRPFSPAHFENGEWNKGGNCNRTRPFKTKEIKLEGYTKEMYLTQLEEFKAAQKEGRKRGVKFRLLDTTKAMVMRPDGHPDHYGHWPNEKKLPDCVHWCMPGPVDTWNELLQATLKKEAY from the exons ATGAAGGGTGGTCCGGCAGAGCTCTTTGACAGCTTTAGGAAAGTTGTTCTACCAATCTTGACATTAGTTCTCCTAGTCAAGATCACATTCTCTTCATATAATTTTCCCACTGATTATTTGTTGCAAAATCTTGAATCAAGTCTCAATGGATCAAAAATTACTAGCATGAATGGTTCAGAAAAAGCAGGGATAAAGCAGCAAACATGTAACATCTTTGTGGGAAAATGGGTACCATATCCAAAGGGACCATACTATACAAATGAGACGAACTGTGCCATCGATGACCGACAGAATTGCATGAAATTTGGAAGACCGGACAGTGATTTCATACATTGGAGATGGAAGCCAGATGATTGTGAGCTTCCACTTTTTGATGCTATTCAATTTCTGGAACTTGTGCGTGGCAAGACTTTGGCTTTTGTTGGAGACTCCCTAGGAAGAAACCAAATGCAGTCACTGGTGTGCATTCTAGCTAGT GCAGTCATTCCCGTCGATGTATCAGTAACTAAGGACACAAGATTCAGGCGATGGTTGTATAAAGATTACAACTTCACAATCATAGCCTTATGGTCTCCAGAGTTGATCAAATCCTATGAATCTAATCCTAATGGCGATCCTTATTACAGTCTCATGAATCTGTATCTGGACAAAGCCGACGATGTCTGGGCAAGTCAGGTTGAAAAAGCGAATATTATCATAATCAATGGAGGCCAATGGTTCTTTAGGCCATTTTTGTACTACGAAAACGATAAGCTCATTGGTTGTCACAAATGCAATGACAAAAATGTTACAGAACTTAGCCCTTATTATGGATACAGAATGGCGTTTCGTACAGCTTTCAAGACCCTTTTAAGCCTCAAGAAATTAAAGGGTAGGTTGGTAATGTTAAGGCCATTTTCTCCAGCACATTTTGAGAATGgagaatggaataaaggagggaatTGCAATAGAACAAGACCTTTTAAAACCAAAGAAATTAAGTTGGAGGGATATACAAAGGAGATGTATTTGACTCAATTGGAGGAATTTAAGGCAGCACAAAAGGAAGGTAGAAAAAGGGGTGTCAAGTTCAGATTGCTAGATACAACCAAAGCCATGGTAATGAGACCAGATGGGCATCCTGATCATTATGGACATTGGCCAAATGAAAAGAAACTACCTGATTGTGTGCATTGGTGTATGCCAGGCCCTGTTGATACTTGGAATGAGCTTTTGCAAGCCACTTTGAAGAAGGAAGCATATTGA